The following proteins are encoded in a genomic region of Victivallis lenta:
- the rplM gene encoding 50S ribosomal protein L13, with the protein MKTYLAKTGEIEREYILFDASEAPVGRLAVRIANALRGKDKPTYTPHIDTGAFVIVINAGKSVFTGRKGEEKVYVDYTGYRSGYKERTAKELRGHNPERFIKDAVWGMMPHGRLGRAQFSKLKVYAGAEHPHTAQQPKKITVK; encoded by the coding sequence ATGAAAACTTATCTGGCAAAAACCGGCGAAATCGAGCGGGAATACATTCTGTTCGACGCGTCGGAGGCTCCGGTCGGCCGTCTCGCCGTCCGCATCGCGAATGCGCTGCGCGGCAAGGACAAACCGACGTATACCCCTCACATCGATACGGGTGCGTTTGTGATCGTCATCAACGCCGGGAAGTCGGTCTTCACCGGCCGCAAGGGCGAAGAGAAGGTTTACGTGGATTATACCGGCTACCGCAGCGGCTACAAGGAACGTACCGCGAAGGAGCTGCGCGGGCACAATCCCGAGCGTTTCATCAAGGACGCGGTCTGGGGAATGATGCCGCACGGTCGTCTGGGGCGCGCCCAGTTCAGCAAGCTGAAGGTCTACGCCGGTGCGGAGCATCCGCACACCGCGCAGCAGCCGAAGAAAATCACCGTGAAGTAA
- the rpsI gene encoding 30S ribosomal protein S9 — MAIKSEEILATGRRKCAVARVRLQPGTGKIEINGKAMAEYFPSEALCGYVNQVLKVTETEGKVDIRANLDGGGMTGQAGALRHGVARALVKMNEDVKAVLKAAGMLTRDARVKERKKPGQPGARRRFQFSKR, encoded by the coding sequence ATGGCTATTAAGAGTGAAGAAATTCTGGCTACCGGTCGTCGCAAATGCGCGGTCGCGCGCGTTCGGCTCCAGCCGGGCACCGGTAAGATCGAAATCAACGGCAAGGCGATGGCGGAGTATTTCCCGAGCGAAGCGCTTTGCGGCTATGTCAATCAGGTCCTGAAGGTCACCGAGACTGAGGGCAAGGTCGATATCCGCGCCAATCTCGACGGCGGCGGCATGACCGGCCAGGCCGGCGCCCTGCGTCATGGTGTTGCACGCGCGCTCGTCAAGATGAACGAGGATGTCAAGGCGGTGCTGAAAGCCGCCGGCATGCTGACCCGCGACGCCCGCGTCAAGGAACGCAAGAAGCCCGGTCAGCCGGGTGCCCGTCGCCGGTTCCAGTTCTCGAAGCGCTAA